The Rhizobium leguminosarum genome includes a region encoding these proteins:
- a CDS encoding formate dehydrogenase subunit gamma: MTIHIAEGDIAARTRAIVADLRFLEGPLLPILHEVQQEFGYVPQEAMPVIAEELNLSRAEVHGVVTFYHDYRDHPAGRHVLKLCRAEACQSMGGDALAERVKALLGIDFHQTTLDGGVTLEPVYCLGLCACAPAAMLDGEVYGRVDDQTAAELVAEARR, from the coding sequence ATGACCATTCATATCGCCGAAGGCGATATTGCAGCACGCACCCGAGCCATCGTCGCCGATCTTCGCTTTCTCGAAGGGCCGCTGCTTCCCATTCTGCACGAGGTTCAGCAGGAATTCGGCTATGTGCCGCAGGAAGCCATGCCTGTTATCGCGGAGGAATTGAACCTCTCCCGCGCCGAGGTTCATGGCGTGGTGACCTTCTATCACGATTATCGCGACCATCCCGCCGGCCGGCATGTGCTGAAGCTCTGTCGCGCCGAGGCCTGTCAGTCGATGGGCGGCGATGCGCTGGCCGAACGCGTCAAGGCGCTGCTCGGCATCGATTTTCATCAGACGACGCTCGATGGCGGCGTGACGCTGGAGCCGGTCTACTGTCTGGGGCTCTGCGCCTGCGCGCCGGCGGCGATGCTCGACGGCGAGGTCTATGGCCGGGTCGACGATCAGACGGCGGCGGAACTCGTCGCGGAGGCACGCCGATGA
- a CDS encoding LysR family transcriptional regulator translates to MIDKLEFFIALANEKHFGRAAEECGISQPTLSAAIRQLEDQLGVMLVQRGSRFQGLTPEGQRVLEWARRIVGDARTMREEMRAARRGLSGHIRLAAIPTALAMLSRITTPFQERHPGVTFSIVSRNSLQVLSMLENLEIDAGITYLENEPLGRVTTVPLYAERYNLITAAGSPLSDRDNVTWREIGDLRLCLLTADMQNRRIINRHLTEAGATAHPTLESNSMIVLFSHVRTGRWASIMPRNVAKSFGFPVEIRMIPIVEPEAHHLVGLVAPYREPFTPLVSALLHEARVLVQDEEL, encoded by the coding sequence ATGATCGACAAGCTGGAATTCTTCATCGCCCTTGCCAATGAAAAGCATTTTGGCCGTGCCGCGGAGGAGTGCGGGATCTCGCAGCCGACGCTTTCGGCGGCCATCCGGCAGCTCGAAGATCAGCTTGGTGTCATGCTGGTGCAGCGCGGTTCGCGGTTCCAGGGACTGACGCCGGAGGGACAGCGCGTGCTCGAATGGGCCCGGCGCATCGTCGGGGATGCCCGCACCATGCGCGAGGAGATGCGCGCCGCGCGCCGCGGCCTTTCCGGCCACATCCGCCTCGCCGCCATTCCGACCGCGCTTGCCATGTTGTCGCGCATCACCACGCCCTTTCAGGAGCGGCATCCCGGCGTGACTTTCTCGATCGTCTCGCGGAATTCGCTGCAGGTGCTGAGCATGCTCGAAAACCTCGAAATCGATGCAGGCATCACCTATCTCGAAAACGAGCCGCTCGGCCGCGTTACGACCGTTCCCCTTTATGCCGAGCGCTATAATCTGATCACGGCTGCCGGCAGCCCGCTATCCGATCGCGACAACGTGACCTGGCGGGAGATCGGCGACCTTCGGCTTTGTCTATTGACTGCCGACATGCAGAACCGCCGGATCATCAACCGCCACTTGACGGAAGCAGGCGCCACGGCGCATCCGACACTCGAATCCAACTCGATGATCGTGCTGTTCTCGCATGTCAGGACCGGACGCTGGGCGAGCATCATGCCGCGCAACGTCGCCAAATCCTTCGGATTTCCTGTGGAAATCCGCATGATCCCGATCGTTGAGCCGGAGGCGCATCATCTGGTCGGTCTTGTTGCGCCTTATCGTGAGCCGTTCACGCCGCTTGTCTCGGCCTTGCTGCATGAAGCGAGAGTGCTCGTGCAAGATGAAGAGCTTTGA
- a CDS encoding ArsR/SmtB family transcription factor, translating to MPLPKPEPGMSGQELHKLAGKAHEASDLLKALAHQTRLLILCILANEERTVGEIENILGIQQAMVSQQLARLRLEGLVYTRRQGRLVYYSIGNVSVLAFLESLFDLFPAAENS from the coding sequence ATGCCGTTGCCCAAACCCGAGCCGGGGATGTCCGGCCAGGAATTGCACAAACTCGCTGGAAAAGCCCATGAAGCGAGCGATCTGCTGAAAGCGTTAGCGCACCAGACCCGACTTCTGATCCTCTGCATATTGGCGAATGAGGAGCGGACGGTGGGTGAGATCGAAAATATCCTCGGCATCCAGCAGGCAATGGTCTCGCAGCAGCTGGCGCGATTAAGGCTAGAAGGCCTGGTCTATACGCGCCGCCAGGGCAGGCTGGTCTATTACAGCATCGGCAATGTCAGCGTGCTTGCCTTCCTCGAATCTCTGTTCGATCTTTTCCCGGCTGCAGAAAACAGTTAG
- a CDS encoding SDR family NAD(P)-dependent oxidoreductase: MFHPRLFENRNVVVTGAGRGIGLEVARQFLDCGAKVIVHTGRKPGRDLPDFLLTAESERRALLLNADFSAVGGAAQFAEDVLAFFDKVDVLVNNAGTMLGRFPATTLTDAEYEAVVRLNQTSVVALTRALLPALKAASGAAIVNTVSISALTGGSPGSSIYSASKAFVATYSKALARELAPDRIRVNCVSPGTIETDFHERYSSREKLEQTRKSIPLQRLGTAEDCAPAYLFLAAPSLSGYITGQVIEINGGQLIC; the protein is encoded by the coding sequence GTGTTCCATCCCAGACTGTTCGAAAATCGCAATGTCGTGGTGACCGGCGCCGGACGCGGCATCGGCCTTGAAGTGGCCCGGCAGTTCCTGGACTGCGGCGCGAAGGTGATCGTCCATACCGGGCGCAAGCCGGGACGTGACCTGCCGGATTTCCTGCTGACGGCTGAATCCGAAAGACGGGCGCTGCTGCTTAATGCCGATTTCTCTGCAGTCGGTGGGGCAGCGCAATTCGCCGAGGATGTTCTCGCCTTCTTCGATAAGGTCGATGTGCTCGTCAACAATGCCGGCACCATGCTTGGTCGTTTTCCCGCCACCACGCTCACCGATGCAGAATATGAGGCGGTCGTGCGGCTTAACCAGACATCGGTGGTGGCGCTGACGCGGGCGCTGCTGCCGGCATTGAAGGCCGCTAGTGGTGCTGCCATCGTCAACACCGTTTCGATTTCGGCGCTGACCGGCGGCAGCCCTGGCTCGTCGATTTATTCGGCTTCGAAAGCCTTCGTTGCGACCTATTCCAAGGCGCTTGCCCGTGAGCTTGCACCGGACCGAATCCGCGTCAATTGCGTATCGCCGGGAACGATCGAGACGGATTTCCATGAGCGCTATTCCTCGCGCGAAAAGCTGGAGCAAACGAGGAAATCCATCCCCCTGCAGCGGCTCGGCACGGCGGAGGATTGTGCTCCCGCCTATCTGTTCCTGGCGGCTCCCTCGCTCTCGGGCTACATCACCGGACAGGTGATCGAGATCAATGGAGGTCAGCTTATCTGCTGA
- the soxR gene encoding redox-sensitive transcriptional activator SoxR: MDTIPAAPLGKLLTVGEVAERSGLAVSALHFYETKGLISSIRSRGNQRRYGRDVLRRLGIIKVAQRVGIPLSEIQAAFESLPQGRTPTVADWQTLSALWKDDLDARIRRLSLLRDRLTGCIGCGCLSIESCPLRNPCDRLGKEGPGARLLETEN, translated from the coding sequence ATGGATACAATCCCGGCAGCGCCGCTCGGCAAGCTCCTGACGGTCGGCGAAGTGGCGGAGCGCAGCGGCCTCGCCGTCTCGGCGCTGCATTTTTACGAGACCAAGGGGCTGATCTCGAGCATCCGCTCCCGCGGCAATCAGCGGCGCTATGGGCGCGATGTGCTTCGTCGGCTCGGCATCATCAAGGTGGCGCAGCGTGTCGGCATTCCGCTTTCGGAAATCCAGGCAGCGTTCGAGTCCCTGCCGCAAGGACGCACGCCGACCGTCGCCGACTGGCAGACGCTGTCGGCGCTGTGGAAGGATGATCTCGACGCGCGAATCAGGCGGCTTAGCCTGCTGCGCGACCGTCTGACCGGCTGCATCGGCTGCGGCTGCCTGTCGATCGAAAGCTGTCCGTTGCGCAATCCCTGCGACCGGCTCGGCAAGGAAGGGCCGGGCGCGCGGCTTCTGGAGACCGAAAACTAA